A genomic region of Oncorhynchus mykiss isolate Arlee chromosome 4, USDA_OmykA_1.1, whole genome shotgun sequence contains the following coding sequences:
- the LOC110522514 gene encoding SAYSvFN domain-containing protein 1 translates to MQPITSPGSGSTLKSASWESTADKDAQELTKHQMPAVPQATGTLQCGDDCLLDCILGRRLGSRQLGFANRTLLKVLLWLVLLGLFAELAFGLPFFLISLFYWLYQGLRSPAKRQPGELSAYSVFNPDCQPLMGTLTAEQLDCEMGILQLTM, encoded by the exons ATGCAGCCCATAACATCACCTGGCAGTGGAAGCACTTTGAAGTCCGCCAGTTGGGAGTCAACAGCTGATAAAGACGCACAGGAGTTGACAAAACATCAGATGCCTGCTGTCCCTCAGGCTACAGGGACTTTACAGTGTGGG GATGACTGTCTGCTGGACTGCATTCTGGGTCGAAGGCTTGGTTCAAGGCAACTTGGTTTTGCAAACCGGACTTTGCTGAAGGTGTTGCTTTGGCTGGTTCTGCTTGGGCTGTTCGCTGAGCTGGCCTTCGGGTTGCCTTTCTTCCTAATCTCCCTCTTCTACTGGCTGTACCAGGGGCTGCGGAGCCCAGCTAAACGTCAACCTGGAGAACTGAGCGCTTACTCAGTATTTAACCCTGACTGTCAGCCTCTCATGGGCACCCTCACAGCAGAGCAGTTGGACTGTGAAATGGGAATACTTCAGCTAACCATGTAA
- the LOC110522513 gene encoding SAYSvFN domain-containing protein 1, with product MEQKLAEFRARRRADVAARKSESFQKQPITYSDNGSTLKSDSCQSSTTDPDTQELTDNPISAVHQAIRTKHWGDDWLLESTLGQWLGSKRLAFTNLTLLKVLLWLVLLGLFAELEFGLPFFLISLFYWLYEGLRSPTARQPGEMSAYSVFNPDCQPLLGALTAEQLEGEMGYRPLANR from the exons ATGGAGCAAAAGCTTGCGGAGTTCAGGGCCCGAAGAAGGGCTGATGTGGCCGCTAGGAAGAGCGAATCTTTTCAAAAACAACCAATAACATATTCGGACAATGGCAGCACTTTGAAGTCAGACAGTTGCCAGTCATCAACAACTGATCCAGACACACAGGAGTTGACAGATAATCCAATCTCTGCTGTCCATCAGGCTATAAGGACTAAACATTGGGGG GATGACTGGCTGCTGGAGAGCACTCTGGGTCAATGGCTTGGTTCAAAGCGACTGGCTTTCACGAATCTGACTTTGCTGAAGGTGTTGCTTTGGCTGGTTCTACTTGGGCTGTTTGCCGAGCTGGAATTCGGGTTGCCTTTCTTCCTAATCTCCCTCTTCTACTGGCTGTATGAGGGGCTGCGGAGCCCAACTGCACGCCAACCTGGAGAAATGAGTGCTTACTCAGTGTTCAACCCAGACTGTCAGCCTCTCCTGGGTGCACTTACAGCTGAGcagctagagggagagatgggctACAGACCACTGGCCAACAGATGA